The Vigna unguiculata cultivar IT97K-499-35 chromosome 6, ASM411807v1, whole genome shotgun sequence genome contains a region encoding:
- the LOC114187912 gene encoding probable ubiquitin-conjugating enzyme E2 24 has product MDAHVTDLEWETSSDSSSSSEDQEDTDFQYGGQARSILSSLEESIGKIDDFLSFERTFVHGDVVCASSDPSGQMGRVTSVDMSVDLESVQGKKLKNVNSKKLMKIRSISEGDYVIKGPWIGQVQRVVDRVTILFDNGTTCEVITLEKDQILPLTHNLLEDSQYPYYPGLRVKVKTSTASKPARWLCGTWKGNHGEGTVCAVEAGLVYVNWLASVLFGSNLNVNVPLCWQDSKNMTLLSCFSHTNWQLGDWCMLPHVDQKEQMIQDASPCDPQNEHSKDRGCKTSNIGELFIIEKIKTEVDVIWQNGEHTLGLDPLNLIPANVINSHEFWPQQFVLEKGASDDPLKPSNQRWGVVLSMDAKEHTVKVQWRTSPTSGTDNFTGDAMMETVSAYELLEHPDYSCCFGDIVFKAAQKQLGDQADKNNVNSATDVIVEAPLINRDQISYQNESVDSSYLSCIGNVTGFIDGDVEVKWATGLTTKVAPYEIFRIDKHEGSTATPVPYEANVEPFSQEMIDHRSLQSDQKGKTLLDCNGDRDNCEKHPGESSSSSLPQAAFELFSSIKASILKTLSVASLSGKFSPIPRFEEGNESICLDKKDLDTCDPDTESYLARKLQSSSDEVVGIHERKQFPVSLDNESSDQLKQFDVIDNCSDHHFFYEGKGFSLSQVKKDWVKKVQQEWSILEKSLPETIYVRVFEERMDLMRAAIVGVSGTPYHDGLFFFDIHFPSQFPSQPPMVHYISGGLRLNPNLYESGKVCLSLLNTWTGTAAEVWNPGTSTILQVLLSLQALVLNEKPYFNEAGYDEQIGRAEGERNSVSYNENAFLVTCKSILYLLRKPPKHFEALVEEHFRQRSKHILLACKAYLEGAPIGCAFGGGNTENENQKGTSTGFKIMLAKLFPKLVEAFSDKGIDCSQFAEMQK; this is encoded by the exons ATGGATGCTCACGTTACTGATTTGGAGTGGGAAACTTCCAGTGACAGCAGCAGCAGCAGTGAGGATCAAGAGGATACTGATTTTCAATATGGTGGACAAGCCCGGAGCATATTATCGAGTTTAGAGGAAAGCATCGGAAAGATTGATGACTTTCTCTCATTTGAGAGAACATTTGTCCATGGGGATGTGGTCTGTGCCTCCTCAGACCCATCCGGACAGATGGGGAGGGTCACAAGTGTTGATATGTCAGTGGACTTGGAAAGTGTTCAaggaaagaaattgaaaaatgtgAACTCCAAGAAACTTATGAAGATTCGCTCCATTTCAGAAGGTGATTATGTAATTAAGGGGCCATGGATTGGTCAGGTTCAAAGGGTAGTAGACAGAGTGACTATATTGTTTGACAATGGAACTACATGTGAGGTCATTACCTTGGAAAAAGATCAGATTTTACCACTGACTCATAATCTTCTTGAAGATTCACAGTATCCGTACTATCCAGGGCTGAGAGTAAAGGTTAAGACCTCCACAGCTTCTAAACCAGCTAGATGGCTATGTGGCACCTGGAAAGGCAATCATGGTGAAGGAACTGTTTGTGCTGTGGAAGCAGGTTTGGTGTACGTTAATTGGCTTGCCTCTGTTCTCTTCGGTTCCAATTTGAATGTAAATGTTCCTCTATGCTGGCAAGATTCAAAAAACATGACCTTGTTGTcctgtttttcacacacaaaCTGGCAACTTGGTGATTGGTGCATGCTTCCACATGTGGACCAGAAGGAACAGATGATTCAAGATGCATCTCCATGTGATCCTCAAAACGAGCATAGTAAGGATAGAGGATGTAAGACGAGTAACATTGGggaattatttataattgagaaGATAAAGACAGAAGTTGATGTTATTTGGCAAAATGGTGAACATACTTTGGGATTGGATCCGCTTAACTTAATCCCAGCGAATGTCATAAACAGTCATGAATTTTGGCCCCAGCAGTTTGTGCTGGAAAAAGGTGCTTCTGATGATCCTCTCAAACCTAGCAATCAAAGATGGGGTGTTGTTCTTTCCATGGATGCAAAAGAGCATACTGTAAAGGTTCAATGGAGAACTTCTCCCACATCCGGGACTGATAATTTCACTGGAGATGCAATGATGGAAACTGTGAGTGCCTACGAACTACTCGAGCATCCAGATTATTCTTGTTGTTTTGGCGATATTGTGTTCAAGGCGGCTCAAAAACAGCTTGGTGACCAAGCTGACAAAAATAATGTGAACTCGGCGACTGATGTAATTGTAGAGGCTCCTCTGATAAACCGGGACCAAATCAGTTATCAGAATGAATCTGTAGATAGCAGTTACCTCTCCTGCATTGGCAATGTTACTGGTTTCATAGATGGTGATGTGGAGGTCAAATGGGCTACTGGTTTAACAACAAAG GTTGCACCTTATGAAATTTTCCGAATTGATAAGCACGAAGGTTCAACTGCAACCCCTGTTCCTTATGAAGCAAATGTTGAGCCGTTCTCCCAAGAGATGATTGATCATAGAAGTCTTCAATCAGACCAGAAGGGAAAG ACCTTGTTAGATTGTAATGGCGATAGAGACAATTGTGAAAAGCATCCAGGAGAGAGCAGTTCCTCATCCCTTCCTCAAGCTGCCTTTGAACTTTTCTCCAGCATTAAGGCCAGCATACTCAAAACACTTTCTGTGGCATCACTTTCTGGAAAATTCTCCCCAATCCCTAGGTTTGAAGAGGGAAATGAATCTATCTGTCTTGATAAAAAAGATTTAGACACTTGTGACCCTGACACTGAATCATATTTGGCGAGGAAGCTGCAGTCTTCTTCTGATGAAGTTGTTGGGATTCATGAGAGGAAACAATTTCCAGTTTCTTTAGACAACGAAAGTTCAGATCAGTTGAAGCAGTTTGATGTAATTGATAATTGCTCAGACCACCACTTTTTTTATGAAGGGAAAGGGTTTTCGTTATCTCAG GTAAAAAAGGATTGGGTGAAGAAGGTACAACAAGAATGGAGCATCCTGGAAAAAAGTCTCCCTG AAACTATTTATGTCCGTGTCTTTGAAGAAAGAATGGATCTCATGCGAGCAGCCATTGTGGGTGTGTCTGGGACACCTTATCATGATggattgtttttctttgatataCATTTCCCTTCACAGTTTCCCAGCCAACCCCCG ATGGTGCATTACATTTCTGGTGGACTACGATTGAATCCTAATTTGTATGAATCGGGTAAAGTCTGTTTGAGTCTCCTAAATACGTGGACCGGTACAGCTGCCGAAGTTTGGAACCCTGGAACTTCAACAATTCTTCAAGTCCTTCTTTCCCTGCAGGCCCTTGTCCTTAATGAGAAGCCTTATTTCAATGAGGCTGGATATGATGAACAAATTGGTAGAGCTGAAGGGGAGAGAAACTCAGTTAGTTACAATGAGAATGCTTTCCTTGTCACCTGCAAATCCATTTTGTATCTATTAAGAAAGCCTCCCAAG CATTTTGAGGCTTTGGTGGAGGAGCACTTTAGACAACGTTCCAAACATATACTTCTGGCTTGTAAGGCATATCTTGAAGGAGCTCCTATTGGATGTGCTTTTGGTGGTGGAAATACTGAGAATGAAAACCAAAAGGGAACTTCTACTGGATTTAAGATCATGCTTGCTAAGCTTTTCCCCAAGCTTGTGGAGGCATTTTCTGACAAGGGAATTGATTGCAGCCAGTTCGCTGAGATGCAAAAGTAA
- the LOC114188619 gene encoding uncharacterized protein LOC114188619 produces METVSLNPLFIFFLFFGLFYSSVSINPSDLAFKSTYSRLCSHLVPEPAVHSDAGSVPGVADDLRFQSGYFSGGDRIFNRSTASMHASFRVSSVRRSGSDGVFELHGQMLLQQRRGATPASGRMLRRVFSSGKVTHWMRVSLSGFWSQFSGNLCMFGTGSHANLRNANVVLKLRYPRDLSLLNCLIRGTLESFDDKNISQYFEPISILALSQSSKFKFTVAGNEREKVCGGGGGSDREGLSLRNLNRGACTAFLGHTNRFELEYGSQCSNVTCNPVSGDGEELPGYMFFHGTLCAEREKVQMLLGFSDSGYRDAIFPFHPNTTLVSEGKWDEKENQLCAVACRILNFTESWLSPYVGDCNIRLTLRFPAILSLRNRSTVLGQIWSDKAVDEPGYFNKVGFQGLSRVSKNLHGFQYKYTETEKVRKSCVQMMNAGGKVNTYPSGYSSDMAFSMLLTNSKGQVAHGYTSPLSVNDQIYNGQSYGAPIVLTAENSKAHGVQSENYNNLLNISYTMSFKPPPDFKFGGGVLSTEVKIGAEGIYNKNTGVLCMIGCRRLRSTEKVLIKNESLDCEIMVNVQFPPLNSKGGEALKGTIESTRQKSEPYYFDPLQLSSYFIYTTQADASIWRMDFELIMVLISDTLACVCVGLQLLHVKKHPDVLPYISVVMLAVITLGHLIPLILNFEALLTGKRSVQNTFLGTGGWLEVNEVFVRIVTMVAFLLELRLIQLTWSSRQGEGSHRGLWGSDKMVLYMILPLYIGGGLTAWSVHIWKTSYQKKFKPFRLSRHKFKLPRGFVYRPPSLWEAFKSYAGLLLDVFLLPQILFNIIFNSEEKALASSFYVGTTIVRTLPHVYDLFRAHISAWYLDLSYIYANHRMDFYSTAWDIIIPSGAILFALLVYFQQKFGSRCILPKRFRESSAYEKVPVIGNEDL; encoded by the coding sequence ATGGAAACTGTATCACTCAATCCtctcttcatcttctttcttttcttcggCCTTTTCTATTCCTCTGTTTCTATTAATCCTTCAGATTTAGCATTCAAGTCCACCTACAGCCGTCTCTGCAGTCACCTTGTCCCTGAACCGGCGGTGCATTCGGACGCCGGAAGCGTCCCCGGCGTTGCCGACGATCTCCGGTTCCAATCCGGATATTTCTCCGGCGGCGATCGTATCTTTAACCGATCCACCGCTTCGATGCACGCGTCGTTCCGCGTGAGCTCCGTTCGCCGAAGCGGGAGCGACGGCGTTTTCGAATTGCACGGGCAAATGCTTCTCCAGCAGCGTAGAGGAGCGACGCCGGCGTCGGGAAGGATGCTCCGGCGAGTTTTTTCGTCCGGGAAAGTGACGCATTGGATGCGCGTTTCCCTGAGTGGattttggtctcaattttccGGTAACCTTTGTATGTTCGGAACAGGATCTCATGCTAACCTGCGGAATGCTAATGTTGTTCTTAAGCTACGTTACCCTAGAGATTTGAGCCTTTTGAATTGTTTGATTCGTGGAACACTAGAAAGTTTTGATGACAAGAATATTTCGCAGTACTTTGAGCCTATTTCGATATTGGCTTTGTCTCAGAGTTCGAAATTCAAGTTTACAGTGGCTGGGAATGAAAGAGAGAAAGTTTGTGGAGGTGGAGGTGGATCAGATAGGGAGGGTTTGTCCCTTAGAAACCTAAACCGGGGTGCTTGCACTGCTTTTCTTGGACACACGAATAGGTTTGAATTGGAATATGGGAGTCAATGTAGTAATGTTACTTGCAATCCTGTCAGTGGTGATGGTGAAGAGCTGCCTggttatatgttttttcacgGCACTCTTTGTGCGGAGAGGGAGAAGGTTCAGATGCTGTTGGGGTTTTCTGATTCCGGCTACCGGGATGCTATATTTCCGTTTCATCCGAATACCACTTTGGTTTCTGAGGGGAAGTGGGATGAGAAGGAGAATCAGCTATGTGCGGTTGCTTGCCGGATCTTGAACTTCACAGAATCTTGGCTTAGTCCTTATGTTGGAGATTGCAACATTAGGCTCACTTTAAGGTTTCCTGCAATTTTATCTTTGAGGAACAGAAGTACAGTTTTGGGGCAAATTTGGAGTGACAAAGCGGTTGATGAACCTGGCTACTTCAATAAAGTTGGATTTCAGGGTTTATCGAGGGTATCAAAAAACCTCCATGGTTTCCAATACAAGTATACTGAAACTGAGAAGGTGAGAAAATCTTGTGTGCAGATGATGAATGCTGGAGGGAAGGTAAATACATATCCGAGTGGATATTCATCTGATATGGCATTTAGCATGTTACTGACGAACAGCAAAGGGCAAGTGGCTCATGGTTACACATCACCACTATCTGTAAATGATCAAATTTATAATGGACAGTCGTATGGGGCTCCAATTGTGTTGACAGCTGAAAATTCAAAAGCACATGGGGTTCAATCagaaaattacaataatttgTTGAATATCAGCTATACGATGAGTTTTAAACCCCCTCCTGATTTCAAGTTTGGTGGAGGTGTCTTGTCAACCGAAGTCAAAATTGGTGCTGAAGGGATTTACAATAAGAATACTGGAGTTCTTTGTATGATAGGATGTAGGCGTTTGAGATCAACGGAAAAAGTACTGATAAAGAATGAGTCTCTGGACTGTGAAATCATGGTTAATGTTCAGTTTCCTCCTTTGAACTCAAAAGGAGGTGAAGCTCTCAAAGGAACTATAGAAAGCACACGACAAAAGTCAGAGCCTTATTATTTTGATCCACTTCAGTTATCTTCGTATTTCATTTACACAACCCAAGCAGATGCTTCCATTTGGAGAATGGATTTTGAGTTAATTATGGTGTTGATATCGGACACACTTGCTTGTGTTTGTGTAGGATTGCAACTCCTCCACGTGAAAAAACACCCAGATGTGCTTCCTTACATTTCTGTTGTGATGCTTGCTGTTATTACTCTAGGTCACCTGATTCCCCTGATATTGAATTTTGAAGCTTTATTGACGGGGAAACGTAGCGTGCAGAATACTTTTCTGGGGACTGGAGGCTGGCTTGAAGTGAATGAGGTATTTGTGAGGATAGTGACAATGGTAGCCTTTCTTCTAGAGTTGCGCCTCATACAATTGACCTGGTCCTCAAGACAGGGTGAGGGAAGCCATCGAGGTCTATGGGGTTCTGATAAAATGGTCCTTTATATGATTCTACCGTTGTACATTGGTGGTGGATTGACTGCTTGGTCGGTGCACATATGGAAGACTTCTTACCagaaaaaatttaaaccatTTCGGCTTTCTCGGCACAAGTTTAAGCTTCCTCGTGGGTTCGTATACCGACCTCCTTCCCTCTGGGAAGCCTTCAAATCTTACGCTGGTCTGCTCCTTGATGTTTTTCTGCTCCCACAGATTctgtttaacataatttttaactCAGAAGAGAAAGCTCTGGCCTCTTCCTTTTACGTTGGGACAACAATTGTTCGTACACTGCCCCATGTATATGATCTTTTTAGAGCTCACATTTCTGCATGGTACCTTGATTTGTCATACATATATGCAAACCATAGAATGGATTTTTATTCCACAGCCTGGGACATTATAATCCCTAGTGGTGCTATTTTATTTGCTCTTCTTGTATACTTCCAGCAGAAATTTGGCAGTCGGTGCATTCTTCCAAAGAGGTTCAGAGAAAGTTCTGCCTATGAGAAAGTACCTGTTATTGGCAATGAGGATTTATGA
- the LOC114188199 gene encoding callose synthase 11-like: MSLRQRPVAGRGGTSNLPPLNSVYNIIPVHDLWNDHPSLRYPEVRAAAAALRAVGDLPKHQFMRWEPEMDLLDWLRLLFGFQIDNARNQREHLVLHLANSQMRLEPPPAIADALDAGVLRRFRRKLLHNYSAWCSFLGLKSNVLLSRRRDPTDLRRELVYVALYLLVWGEAGNLRFTPECICYIYHFMAKEVNHVIDEHIDPDTGRPFMPTVSGELGFLKSVIMPIYNTIKVEVDSSRNGKAPHSAWRNYDDINEYFWSRRCLKRLGWPLNFESNFFGTTPKEKRVGKTGFVEQRSFWNVYKSFDRLWVMLILFFQAAVIVSWEGTTYPWQALERRDVQVKMLTVFITWSALRLLQSVLDAGTQYSLVTRETTWLGVRMALKSMVAITWTVLFSVFYGMIWIEKGSSSIWSDAANQRIITFLKVVLFFLIPELLALVLFVVPWLRNAIEESDWSIVYLLTWWFHSRIFVGRGVRQSLVDNVKYTVFWVAVLASKFSFSYFVQIKPLVAPTKALLNLRNIPYKWHEFFNNTNRVAVVFLWLPVVLVYFMDLQIWYSIFSAFYGAIIGLFSHLGEIRNITQLRLRFQFFASAMQFNLMPEEKLLTPQATLLKKLYEAIHRLKLRYGLGQPFKKIESSQVDATRFALIWNEIMITFREEDIISYRELELLKLPPNCWNIRVIRWPCSLLCNELLLAVSQAKELENESDSSLWLKICKNEYRRCAVIEAYDSIKYLFPMVLKAKKEEYYIVTNIFRVIDHYIQMGKLTESFKMSRLPQIHAKVSEFVHLLIQPDRDMNKAVNILQALYELFVREFPKAKLRQDGLARQSSTTNEGLLFENAITFPDAGDAVFSEQLRRLDTILTSRDSMHNVPLNLEARRRIAFFTNSLFMNMPRAPLVEKMMAFSVLTPYYDEEVLYSKESLRKENEDGITTLFYLQKIYEDEWKNFMERMQREGLKDEDDIWTTEKARDLRLWVSHRGQTLSRTVRGMMYYYRALKMLAFLDSASEMDVRHESEHTVSHSSTNQNNSLNGLSANGPSSLRTNLRPADSSVSTLFKGHEYGSALMKFSYVVACQMYGHHKADKNPRADEILYLMQNNEALRVAYVDEVSLGREGTEYYSVLVKYDQQLQREVEIYRIRLPGPLKLGEGKPENQNHAIIFTRGDAVQTIDMNQDNYFEEALKMRNLLEEFNTNYGVSKPTILGVRENVFTGSVSSLAWFMSAQETSFVTLGQRVLANPLKVRMHYGHPDVFDRFWFLGRGGVSKASRVINISEDIFAGFNCTLRGGNVTHHEYIQVGKGRDVGLNQISMFEAKISSGNGEQVLSRDVYRLGHRLDFFRMLSVFYTTIGFYFNSMVIVLMVYAFLWGRLYMALSGIEGAASDNATNNEALGAVLNQQFAIQVGIFTALPMIVENSLEHGFLSALWDYLTMQLQLASLFYTFSLGTRTHFFGRTILHGGAKYRATGRGFVVAHKSFAENYRLYARSHFVKGIELGVILIVYAAHSPLAKDTFVYIAMTISCWFLVLSWIMSPFVFNPSGFDWLKTVYDFEDFMNWIWYPGGPFKKAEYSWETWWYEEQDHLKTTGIWGKLLEIILDLRFFFFQYGIVYQLGIAGGNTSIAVYLLSWIVMVVIVAIYITIAYARDKYATKEHIYYRSVQLLVILVTVLVVFLLLEFAHLKFVDLLSSLLAFVPTGWGMILIAQVLRPFLQTTKVWETVVSLARLYDLLFGIIVMAPMAIFSWLPGFQSMQTRILFNEAFSRGLQISRIVSGKKSV, encoded by the coding sequence GCTCGAAACCAGAGGGAGCACCTGGTTCTCCACCTCGCGAACTCGCAGATGCGCCTCGAGCCGCCGCCAGCGATCGCCGACGCGCTCGACGCCGGCGTGCTGCGGCGCTTTCGGCGGAAGCTGCTACACAACTACTCCGCGTGGTGCTCGTTCCTCGGACTGAAGTCAAACGTGCTGCTCTCGCGCCGTCGCGACCCGACCGATCTCCGCCGCGAGTTGGTGTACGTTGCGCTGTACCTTCTGGTCTGGGGAGAGGCCGGTAACCTTCGTTTCACTCCCGAGTGCATATGTTATATTTACCATTTCATGGCGAAGGAAGTTAATCATGTTATCGATGAACACATTGATCCTGATACTGGTCGTCCTTTTATGCCTACGGTTTCTGGTGAATTAGGGTTCTTGAAGTCTGTAATTATGCCAATTTATAATACTATTAAGGTTGAGGTTGATAGTAGCAGAAATGGAAAGGCTCCGCACTCTGCATGGAGAAATTATGATGACATCAATGAGTATTTTTGGAGTAGGAGGTGTTTGAAGAGGCTGGGGTGGCCTTTGAATTTTGAGAGTAATTTCTTCGGGACTACTCCGAAGGAGAAGCGAGTAGGCAAGACTGGTTTTGTGGAGCAGAGGTCGTTTTGGAATGTTTACAAGAGTTTTGATAGGCTTTGGGTGATGCTGATTTTGTTCTTTCAGGCAGCGGTTATTGTCTCTTGGGAGGGTACCACTTATCCGTGGCAGGCCTTGGAGAGAAGGGATGTGCAGGTGAAGATGTTGACTGTGTTTATCACTTGGAGTGCTCTGAGGTTACTTCAATCTGTGCTTGATGCCGGGACACAGTATAGCTTGGTTACTAGAGAGACCACTTGGCTTGGAGTGAGGATGGCGCTGAAGAGCATGGTTGCCATAACGTGGACTGTTTTGTTTTCGGTGTTTTATGGAATGATTTGGATCGAGAAGGGTTCGAGTTCAATCTGGTCTGATGCAGCCAATCAGAGGATTATTACATTTCTTAAAGTTGtccttttctttcttattcCCGAGTTGTTGGCATTGGTGCTGTTCGTGGTACCATGGTTGCGGAACGCCATTGAGGAATCAGACTGGAGCATAGTATATTTGTTGACGTGGTGGTTTCATTCTCGGATTTTCGTGGGCCGGGGTGTGAGACAATCACTTGTAGATAATGTTAAGTATACTGTATTCTGGGTAGCAGTATTAGCTTCGAAGTTTTCATTCAGTTATTTTGTTCAGATCAAGCCTCTAGTTGCTCCAACAAAGGCTCTTTTGAATCTTAGGAACATTCCTTATAAATGGCATGAGTTTTTCAACAACACCAACAGGGTAGCAGTTGTCTTCCTATGGTTGCCAGTTGTGCTCGTATACTTCATGGATTTGCAAATATGGTATTCGATTTTCTCTGCCTTTTATGGTGCAATAATTGGTCTGTTCTCGCATTTGGGTGAAATTCGGAATATAACACAACTCAGACTTAGATTTCAGTTCTTTGCCAGTGCTATGCAATTCAATTTGATGCCAGAGGAGAAACTGCTAACTCCACAAGCTACACTGTTAAAGAAGCTTTATGAAGCCATCCATAGGTTGAAACTGCGGTACGGACTTGGTCAGCCCTTCAAAAAGATTGAATCAAGCCAAGTGGATGCTACCAGATTTGCCTTAATATGGAATGAGATTATGATAACTTTTAGGGAGGAAGATATCATCAGCTATCGAGAACTTGAGCTCTTGAAACTGCCGCCAAATTGCTGGAATATTAGAGTTATTCGATGGCCATGTTCCCTTCTTTGCAATGAGCTACTGCTTGCTGTCAGTCAAGCTAAAGAGCTAGAAAATGAATCTGATTCTTCTCTTTGGTTGAAAATATGCAAGAATGAGTATCGTAGGTGTGCGGTTATTGAAGCTTATGACAGCATTAAATATTTGTTCCCCATGGTTCTTAAAGCTAAAAAAGAAGAGTATTACATTGTGACTAATATATTCAGGGTCATAGACCACTACATTCAGATGGGGAAATTAACAGAATCATTCAAGATGTCTCGGCTACCTCAGATTCATGCTAAGGTGAGTGAATTTGTTCACCTTTTGATACAACCAGATAGAGACATGAATAAGGCTGTAAATATATTGCAAGCTTTGTATGAATTATTTGTTCGAGAATTCCCAAAGGCAAAGCTACGTCAGGATGGTTTGGCACGACAAAGTTCAACAACTAATGAAGGATTGCTCTTTGAGAATGCTATAACTTTTCCTGATGCTGGAGATGCAGTCTTTTCTGAGCAGCTCAGACGATTGGATACAATTCTTACTTCTAGAGACTCTATGCACAATGTCCCATTGAATCTTGAGGCAAGACGACGAATTGCCTTCTTTACCAATTCTTTGTTCATGAACATGCCCCGTGCTCCGCTGGTTGAGAAAATGATGGCTTTCAGTGTTTTGACCCCATATTATGATGAGGAAGTTTTGTATAGCAAAGAGTCTCTCCGAAAGGAGAATGAGGATGGTATTACTACCTTATTTTATCTGCAAAAGATTTATGAAGATGAATGGAAAAATTTTATGGAAAGGATGCAAAGAGAAGGGTTGAAAGATGAGGATGATATCTGGACTACAGAAAAGGCCAGGGATCTCCGCCTTTGGGTATCTCATAGAGGTCAAACTTTGTCTCGCACAGTTAGAGGAATGATGTATTATTATCGGGCTCTGAAGATGCTGGCGTTCCTTGACTCCGCCTCTGAAATGGACGTGAGACATGAATCAGAACATACTGTTTCACATAGTTCAACAAACCAAAACAACAGCTTAAATGGCCTATCCGCAAATGGGCCTTCATCTTTACGGACAAATCTCAGGCCAGCAGATAGCAGTGTGTCCACGTTATTCAAGGGACATGAATATGGGAGTGCACTGATGAAATTCTCGTATGTGGTGGCATGCCAAATGTATGGGCACCACAAGGCAGACAAGAATCCCCGTGCTGATGAAATATTGTATTTGATGCAAAATAATGAGGCCCTTAGAGTGGCTTATGTTGATGAGGTTTCTTTAGGGAGGGAGGGAACTGAATATTACTCTGTTCTTGTGAAGTATGATCAGCAGTTGCAGAGGGAGGTTGAGATTTACCGGATCCGGTTGCCCGGTCCTTTAAAACTTGGAGAAGGGAAACCAGAAAATCAGAATCATGCCATAATCTTTACACGGGGTGATGCAGTTCAGACCATTGATATGAATCAAGACAATTATTTTGAGGAAGCTCTCAAAATGCGGAATCTGCTAGAGGAGTTCAATACGAACTATGGTGTTAGCAAACCAACCATTTTAGGGGTCCGAGAAAATGTCTTCACAGGATCAGTTTCGTCGCTTGCATGGTTCATGTCAGCTCAAGAGACAAGCTTTGTGACACTAGGTCAGCGTGTTCTGGCAAACCCTTTGAAAGTACGAATGCACTATGGCCATCCAGATGTGTTTGACAGATTCTGGTTCTTGGGTCGTGGTGGAGTTAGCAAGGCCTCCAGAGTGATCAATATCAGTGAAGATATTTTTGCTGGTTTCAATTGTACCCTGCGAGGTGGCAATGTTACACACCACGAATATATACAGGTAGGCAAAGGAAGAGATGTTGGTTTGAATCAAATATCCATGTTTGAGGCTAAGATTTCTAGTGGCAACGGTGAGCAGGTTCTGAGCCGAGATGTGTACCGTCTAGGCCATAGATTAGACTTCTTTCGCATGCTTTCAGTGTTCTACACGACCAttggattttattttaactcaatGGTTATTGTACTGATGGTTTATGCCTTCCTCTGGGGCCGCCTTTATATGGCTCTCAGTGGAATTGAGGGTGCGGCCTCGGATAATGCAACAAACAATGAAGCCCTTGGTGCAGTTCTAAATCAACAGTTTGCAATCCAGGTTGGTATTTTCACTGCACTCCCAATGATCGTTGAAAACTCTCTGGAGCACGGTTTCCTTTCAGCTCTTTGGGACTACTTGACGATGCAATTGCAGCTTGCATCACTATTTTACACATTCTCTTTGGGAACTCGCACACATTTCTTTGGTCGGACTATACTTCATGGTGGCGCTAAGTACCGAGCCACTGGTCGTGGTTTTGTTGTGGCACACAAGAGTTTTGCTGAGAACTATAGACTATATGCTCGAAGCCATTTTGTGAAGGGTATTGAACTTGGGgttattttaattgtgtatGCTGCTCATAGTCCCTTGGCTAAGGATACTTTTGTGTACATAGCTATGACAATCTCATGCTGGTTTCTTGTCCTCTCATGGATAATGTCTCCTTTTGTCTTTAACCCCTCTGGATTTGATTGGTTGAAGACTGTATACGACTTTGAAGATTTTATGAATTGGATATGGTATCCAGGTGGGCCCTTCAAAAAGGCAGAATATAGCTGGGAAACGTGGTGGTACGAGGAGCAAGATCATTTAAAAACAACCGGTATATGGGGAAAGCTGTTAGAAATCATTTTAGACCTTCGATTCTTCTTCTTTCAGTATGGCATTGTTTATCAGCTAGGTATTGCAGGTGGAAATACTAGTATAGCTGTTTACTTGTTGTCTTGGATAGTCATGGTTGTGATTGTTGCCATTTATATTACCATAGCATATGCCAGGGATAAATATGCTACAAAGGAGCACATATATTACCGATCAGTTCAGCTTCTTGTGATCCTAGTCACAGTTCTTGTAGTTTTCCTCCTACTGGAATTCGCtcatttaaaatttgttgatcTCCTATCAAGCTTGTTAGCATTCGTTCCAACAGGATGGGGAATGATTTTAATAGCCCAGGTGCTTAGGCCATTTCTACAGACAACCAAAGTGTGGGAGACTGTTGTTTCTTTGGCTCGTCTATATGATTTGTTGTTTGGCATAATTGTTATGGCTCCAATGGCTATATTCTCATGGTTACCTGGATTCCAATCAATGCAAACTAGAATTCTCTTTAATGAAGCTTTCAGCAGAGGTCTCCAGATATCTCGAATAGTTAGTGGCAAGAAGTCTGTTTAA